From a single Nothobranchius furzeri strain GRZ-AD chromosome 9, NfurGRZ-RIMD1, whole genome shotgun sequence genomic region:
- the LOC139071868 gene encoding uncharacterized protein, translating into MLRKDRRRKQRQKELHEAAKGSGSLTSWIKKRVQSEINTALPSSIISSSKRSNPATATLCPIIRDLKWETINSIVKKAQQMMYFLRHLRKFGLPQELLIIFYTAAVESILCSSITVWFGSATKMDKCRLQRIIKTAGKIIGAQLPSVQELYISRTRKKAVNIVQDATHPASTLFHLLPSGRRDRSLYTKTTRHKNSFFPSAISLLNL; encoded by the exons atgcTTCGTAAGGACAGGAGGCGGAAGCAGCGACAGAAAGAGCTACAtgaggcagctaaaggcagtgggtccctcaccagctggataaaaaaaagagtacag tctgagatcaacacagccttgccctccagcatcatcagcagcagcaagaggagcaaccctgcaacagctacattgtgccccatcatcag ggatctgaagtgggaaacaatcaactccatcgtcaaaaaggctcagcagatgatgtatttcttacggcattTAAGGAAGTttggcctaccacaagagctgctgatcatcttctacactgctgcagtcgaatccatactttgctcatccatcactgtctggtttgggtcagccacaaaaatggacaaatgcagactacagcgtattattaaaacagcaggaaaaatcattggtgcccaactgccctctgtccaggaactgtacatcagcaggaccaggaaaaaggcagtgaatattgtccaagatgccacacatcctgcatctactctcttccatctcctcccatctggcagacgcgatagatcactgtacacaaaaactaccagacacaagaacagtttctttccttcagccatttctctcctgaatctgtag